The genomic stretch aactGAATGATCTGCAGAGgattcctcctctccaaaaacaaatggaccaggtgattaaaactggtaaaatggtaaaaaacactgaatgcacTTTCACatgacaaatcagtgtttctcccatGTTTTTTGGCTCGTCACAGATGGGCTGCCAGccaagcacctgctaatgtaCAGTATGATCACCAATaacgcaaaaacacaaatggccctatattcagccagtgtttggtttgtccattctgggctactgttgtaacatggtggtgcaacatggtggactccatggacGACAACCAGTTcgctatgtagatataaactgctcattctaagctaacgAAAAACACAGTGGTTGTTATTTTCTGGTGACTATACACTGagaaaaacatacttattattttatataacaTTTTTGCCGATATATCccccttcacactggacctttaaaaacatgtgaaaaggATTTGTCAGGATCATTTTTTaaggtgtttgttgttgtatgaCTTTTCTCGCACAAGAAGATTAAGTGTAACACAACTCTATGTTCCACATAGGACTAAACACTTTCATGTTTTAGTTCAAGTGAGTTTTAATTTAAGGTTCATAAACTGTGTGTTAGCAAATCATTACTGTCATGTCTTTTggctaaaaatgtgttttaattggTGTTTGActgctgttagcattagctataCTGATGTTAACTATTAGCCTGCTAGCTAGCAAGTGAAACATATTGTATTGCCTATCAGCAGCTACAACCTTAGTTAAGTTGACTGCATAGCTAACATAAATGCTTAACTATAAGTAAATGCAATGTTTTGCCTACTGTAAAATTAGTCATGGAAAAGACTTAATGGGCACTTCATTGCTTATGAGTGGAATGTTTTACCAATAAAGACATATGTGCCTTGTGTTTAGGGTGCATGGAGACATTTAAAATCTTCTGGATGAACACTagaaataaatcatgaaaaacaatcACCTGATCCAGgcaattttttttccactttgaaaTTTCCCCCCCAACTTGTTTGTACAGATGATTTCactttaacatcaggaaatttggtacaaatatgCTAAATTAGtttcagattttgttttggttaTGTACAAAGCTATTTTTTGACTTGAAATGTGGttaaatgaattaaagtcatTTCCTCAAAGAAGTCCAAATAGTCCAAGTTCTTCTTAGGGTAATCCACCAGCTTAGGCTGAATTGTGTCTTTTTGCCAAAGACATCAAGCTTAATTTACAATTCACTGATTTAAAATGACACATGAAAAGACATCACGGCTTTATGCATCATTTCCACCATGTCTCGTTCTTCCTCCAGACCCTTGTGGCATAAATAAACTTGAAGTATCCACATATTGGAAATGTCTTTGTAATTTGTGTCTTGCTGTGCAGCTTTCTTAATGTACCATTAATGTTATGAGTCACATTCAAATGATTAATGCAGTGTATATGGATGGTATTATAGTACATTTTTTTGGAAAATTGAATTAGTTGTTGGCAAAGCTtgaaaaagaaaggagaaatcATGATTAAAGAGACACACGAATAGTACCGCAGATGTCCAGACGCTATTTGTACTTAACTTAATATCAGGTGCAGGTTTAACAAAATCCATTATTTCTTAACCTTGCATTTAAAAGACAGATTAGATTAGAATAGATTAGattaaattagattagattagattacatagaactttatttatcccaaaggaaGTTCACATCAACatcaaattacatatttttccgctcacctgtagtgctattcatcagtctaaactgtttcagtgtgagttgcagagtgttggagatactggCTGTAgagagaaatgaaatataatggaacaccaaaataatacatttgaaaaactcaacagcagtgtctcttttcagaaatcatgacccggttactcaagataatccacaggagctatttcctttttattgaactacacctgccaacaaTATCTCTGAGCAaagggaagcgtgcatctactgctagttcAGCTAGCACCACCAAGCTCGCTTAAGTCACATTTAAGTGAaagaggacaccattaatgtttactgTCACAAGCtagagcctctcatccatgagtagatgtacaCTTCCTTCCGTGTGGTGATTTGGTTGGCAGGCTCAGTAATAGTtcctgctcacaacaaggtctgtggattagcTTGAGTAACCAGATCATGATCTCTgaagaaactgcagtttttcaaGCATATTTTTTGATGCttagagcaccacaagctgagtgccatatagttatactggagagaaggcagacatctctacggctgatatctccaacactcggcacctcggaccaaaacaatctagactgataaacagcactacaggtaagaggaaaaaaaagtagttttgattttgggtgaactgtccctttaatagaAAGCAATAAATTCGTGTGCGGCTCATTCTGACCATATGCAtgtatgaaaacaacaacataacatGTAATCCTTATTTCTGCAAGATGAAAGTATCCAGGTGCTTGAGTTTATGATGCTGTTAAAATTAAGTGGCTACCTTCATAAAGCTGGTGGTCTGTTCTGGATgcagcagacacacacgcagCTTGTTGCCTCTGTACGGCATCTCCAGCATGTCAAACGCCAGCGCCTCGGGGACTGCGAGCACCACAGCAAGCAGCCAGATCAGAGTCACCTCCACTGCTTTCCACAGAGGGATCCCCATCCCCTTCACCCTGCTCCATGAAGTCACTGCATGGTAGCTTTGCAAACACAGATGTACGCATTAGCTGCTTTCAGCACCAATAtttgtcgtgtgtgtgtgtaaagaagAAGTCTACATACCGGTCAATACTGAGAGCACACAGGCTGAGGACGGTGATTCCAACTGAAGCTTTCTGGATGAACGGCAACAGCTTACAGACGTACACGCCAAACGGCCAGTCCTCGGCAATTAGCTGCGGAGAGAAACAATGGGGGAGGCAGACAGAGAAGAAAGACGTTTGTAGTGAGAGAAATTTAAGAAGTGTCCCCtgtgaacacaaacagacaggttGAGGTTCATGTAGGGGTCCTCATGTCTTCTGTTATTACTGCAGTCAAAGTCAACAATTCCTCCACACTGCTAGTCCTTCTCCCAGGGGTTATAAAATCAGTTCAGCATCAGGACAGCGTCTTTAACAGCAAATCAAGCTACATATTTTATCATTATGGGCTGCTTTGTACTTTTTAGCTTAAAGAAATCTACAGCCATCATCTCTACGCTGTGTCACAAATACCTGAAATGCCTAACCATACTATTAGTCATATTTGCCTGGATAAAATACAGCGCAACACTCCAGCTTCATTCACTTAAACTAAATCCTATCAGATTTGGGAAATAAAACCAGTTTCACATGTTCttttctgctttgtttttgtaactTCTCACTGGCAAACAGGTGTGGTTACAGTGTGGGCTGAACATTTTGGCAGGGACAGCTTTTGCACCCAAGCTCAGCGGATGTTTTAGCGTCACACACACCAGgcaagtgagaaaaacaaagaccaAGTTTTTCTTCAAGTTATCCCCAACTGCTTTTATTGagtcttttttcttcagtttgaaTGGTCCCTTGTATTCTCAGTGGATTCTATACTGAACaagggaaataaacaaaaccacacaaaacacactaaaTGTAGGGAGAAACCACAACAATATAGAAGTAAATAAACCTCAGCTACACTCATGATGTACCAAACAATGCATTGCAAATGGCTCATTGGTAACTGGGAATAGTGCAGAGCAGGGAAATTGCTTTAAAGTCATGCTAAATTTGACACACACCAAGCTATGCGTAATAAATCCAGTTCATTTGAAGATGTGTTTCTTACCATATGATACCCAGCAAACAAAAAGGCTCAATTCAAAATATGCAACATAATTATCACCTCGGAGAAGACTTTGAACTACAGGTCTGGTAGAGATCATCAGTCACATATGAGAAACACCAGACTAGAGCTGGACAATTGACGTTATAATTATACTGTAAGAAGAGACTTGATGTTGCCTTAGACTTTGTTTGTTGCAACATGGTAAGTGTcgtcttttcctgtttttaaaggctTCATTAGTTAAGTGATGCCATTTTCTGAACTAatcagactgttctagctgttctattatttgcctttacccacttagtcattatatccacattactgatgataatgtatcaaaaatctcattgactcataagccctttttaaacaggagttgtgcaaatttgcaggaaagcccaatcagtcctttttcagcattggcagtataaaaacaaaatcggggagtgcagcaaaatgccgcctacctacttttgtttatacagaatgtgcctttttcatggcaatggggggcgtgagcaagtaacaacacgtgtagctcagcgtgtgacgtaaccagtgacgtgggagggaagccgcgacTAGTCAGTCCTTCTGAAATTCTCTCCTAaattggcccgttcttcaccgtccccgtcatctgacggttaatggcctcttcatttgcgaggacaaggacatctgacggttaatggcctcttcatttgcgaggacaaggagggcgcacaattcttTGTATTCCCAGTTGTttatctttacagtgtctgtcaggtttgcgtttccctcttgctactagctgctcgctaattcctgctatcagctatTTCCtctttatccaccgccagtgagtcgcacatgcggcgtcatcaacagctcctcccacaagtcttcaacagcccctcccgttgcggaaggccacctcggtctgtttaaactaaaagggttccgccaatatgactatcctatgaggtggaaaattgggcaccttggatcaacttgccaatccggctctgtgtgtctaaacgctcgcaggtTGCTTGCTGCTACCATATATACGCGTATATGGTATGACGCATATACAGTTTCAAACCGCTGCAACCCTAATTCAGTGTAAGTATTTTGTAAAaacaccaatagtcaaccctacaatattattacaatatcgatatcaaggtatttggtaaaaaaaaaattgtgatatttgattttctctataTTGCTCAGCCCTaccagacagatagacagacggACACGGAGGATAAATGTGGTCACCTTGTACACATTGATGGGGATGGCGATGATGATATAAAGCAGGTCCCCCAGAGCCAGGCTGCCGATCAGGACGTTGGGTCCGTTCCTCATACACTTGTTCTTGTATATGATCCGCAGCAGCGTTGAGTTGCCGATGATCCCCACCACAAAGATCAAGCAGGATACGATGGTGTTCACGTACTTGAAAGCATGCTTGATCTCTGTGCGCTTGATGCACATGGGAGGGAAGGAGCCCCGCGGACGGGCTGGCTGCAGGGGCGGACGCGGGATGGAGGCGTTGTTCTTTGAGGGTTCTGAAGCTTCGGGGGTGCTCTGAGTGTCCCGGACGAACCGAGAGGCTCCGACCTCGGCGGCCATCAGGAGACACAGCAGAACGGCGACAGCCCTCATCCTCGTACACACACAGCACGACATTCGCTCACAGAAAGGCACTCAGCAGTCTTAATATACACACTTcaaggctcacacacacatgttcacagacatccacacattGGGCTTTGCTCCGTGCCTGGCGTGGGTCTGAATCAGAGCGTGTTTGTCCTGCAGAGAAAGAAGATAAACTATCAGCATTCAAACAgttgcatgtacagtatatctcACTATGTATCAGACAGATTGATATCAAGTTTGTAAAGACTTTCACATCTGTAGAGTTACAACCGGTCTTATGTTTGGTGATGAACTAAGGGCAAAGGCATCCGCTGCCTGGGATCAGGCTCAGTTTACTTGAGCCTTTGACTCTTTGTCTGCATTCATGTAAATGTTCAAAGCAAATCCACAGTCTAAGTGTGGATAACTAGGGCTGATCCAAAtcttatttcttaatatttgaAGCTTCTACAATAGcttgaaaaatattaatattctgTACCATTTTTAGTACCACAGGGAAAACTGACATTGGGTgcataaaataattttttttttttacaaaaagataaatatagCAAGGctataaaatgacaacaaagacttttcttttcttggttaatatcagaaaacagcagaatgactaTAGTTAACACTAACGAAAACACAGCTCAAGAAAGCACAGCTGGTACTGGTGTATCAATACTGTGGTTATGGAGGACTGAaacagtttcaaatattcagaatcaaaATGTATCTAAATTTTTTACAATACAAGTCTGTTGTGATATTTTGTGTCATCATCCTCACCCTGAAAAAAATCCTCAAGCAAATTGCTCAAATTGAAAGtaattaagcttttttttttttttttttaaatgaatataactttttttccaaacaaaagtggaaaaacaacaggCACATCTTACCCTGTATGAGGgtgggtgctggaccaaaaaacttaacatgtaaaaacaagtaaGGTCCGCACCCCAAAAAAGCTCCAATCAAGTGTGAtttatttatagcatgatgttTCGAGCCATATCGGCTCTTCCTCAGATGCTTACATCTAtaactttttttccaacataaaCATGTAGGCAGCCGGCTAATCCAGTAAGAGCATAAAAtaattatgaaataataatCATATCCTTAGACTTAAAGCAACATttgacaatgacaataaaataaatcaaaacatttaaaattgtttgcctttttaaaaactcCAAATCTGAACTCTCTGGTGCAGATGTTCAGTGCGACTGACACCTATTGTGCAAAGGACAGGGGTTGCATctctaaatgttgtttttgaaaggctAAATGCCATCAATTATGGACTGAAACACGATATTTTGTTAGATAAATAGGAATTTTGGAATTAAATACAAATATCTTTTTCCAATAAAATTTGACTTTTGAACTTTACAGCCATCTGGAGCACGGTTGCAGCTGCATACTGGTTTCAAGGTTTACTGTGGTATTAACACTGATGATTATTATACATCTGCTTACCTATGGTATTGAAACAGAGTGAAACGGACAGAGAAGCtcacctttatttttatttttttcaaaagggagttttttttacacatagcctacttccatttaaaaatggtttcaagtttcaattatttcagtttttaattataataaagCATTGTTCcaataaaagaaacatttgaAGGTCATTGTACCTGATAATAATAGTTTTAAACCATATACTATTAGagttatttttaaacatttacaccattgcaaccctagaataactagacatgaaaagaaaaggCTGCGCAACATGTGAATGCTGATTTAGAATTGAAATGTCAATGCCATGAATGAAGCTTTGAAGCTTCAAACTCTTCAGTACAGCCCTATTGAAAACACAGTTAATTCAGAAAATGCATGATCCTCAGTCATTGCTTGTGAAACAAAAGGTGCAAAATTCATGTGGATTCTGATATTTCTAAAATTCCATTAAATAGTATAATAAGAGTGTATGTGTATAAAATGTATGTCATTACAGCACAGACCATTCTGTGTCAtggaaaactaaaataaaggagAGGGGTGAAAtgaacagagaggagagcatgaaacaaaacagacaaatggAGTGGTGATAACTGAGGTTATAGGTTACATGAGGAACAGCAGTTCTGTGTGTCGACTGTGTGTGACATAGaaactttctttctctcacagaGGACCCTCGCTCAGCTCTGAGCCTCTCAAGCATCATGTGTACCCCCCAGAATGCCTCGGGGCATCTCTCTGGATAAATGGGCTGATTGATGA from Epinephelus moara isolate mb chromosome 4, YSFRI_EMoa_1.0, whole genome shotgun sequence encodes the following:
- the LOC126389199 gene encoding endothelin receptor type B-like, with amino-acid sequence MSCCVCTRMRAVAVLLCLLMAAEVGASRFVRDTQSTPEASEPSKNNASIPRPPLQPARPRGSFPPMCIKRTEIKHAFKYVNTIVSCLIFVVGIIGNSTLLRIIYKNKCMRNGPNVLIGSLALGDLLYIIIAIPINVYKLIAEDWPFGVYVCKLLPFIQKASVGITVLSLCALSIDRYHAVTSWSRVKGMGIPLWKAVEVTLIWLLAVVLAVPEALAFDMLEMPYRGNKLRVCLLHPEQTTSFMKFYQDVKDWWLFGFYFCFPLACTAIFYTLMSCEMLSRKKGMRIALNDHMKQRREVAKTVFCLVLIFALCWLPLHLSRILKKTIYDQNDPNRCELLSFLLVMDYIGINMASLNSCINPIALYFVSQKFKNCFQSCLCCWCYRTSSLDDRSSGGRWKGSCHGNGLDRSSSRSSQKYTSSS